A genome region from Aptenodytes patagonicus chromosome 26, bAptPat1.pri.cur, whole genome shotgun sequence includes the following:
- the BNIPL gene encoding bcl-2/adenovirus E1B 19 kDa-interacting protein 2-like protein gives MAAVTATRDGLDLHEEWQDEDFPGPLPEECPGAGGAPRRMRRRLPALEQTESAERSPNASIDLDLDALETPSGSDGFEWEEELPHTWGFAEGAGSRRVPDTEDERPEESVDLSAVEAYSRVLSHGGYHGEGFGTILLFAACHLPDSSIPRYGYVMENLLRYIVGTLERMVADRYVLVCLSGAAARGQIPSFSWMKRCYRAMDRWLRKSLQAVIIVHPTWYIKALVMLSRPFLSPTFSGKVRFAASLRELSQLVPVEPAHVPEPVRRLEPSWDGSRDVTR, from the exons ATGGCTGCGGTGACAGCCACCAGGGACGGCCTGGACCTGCATGAGGAGTGGCAGGACGAGGACTTCCCCGG GCCCCTGCCGGAGGAGTGcccgggggctgggggtgccccacgGCGCATGCGGAGGCGGCTGCCGGCGCTGGAGCAGACCGAGAGCGCTGAGCGCTCGCCCAACGCCAGCATCGACCTCGACCTGGACGCGCTGGAGACGCCCTCGGGCAGCGACGGCTTCGAGTGGGAGG AGGAGCTGCCGCACACCTGGGGCTTCGCCGAGGGGGCTGGCAGCCGGCGGGTGCCGGACACGGAGGACGAGCGGCCGGAGGAGAGCGTGGATCTGAGCGCGGTGGAGGCCTACAGCCGGGTCCTCTCCCACGGGG GGTACCACGGCGAGGGCTTCGGCACCATCCTGCTCTTTGCCGCCTGCCACCTCCCGGACAGCAGCATCCCCCGGTATGGCTACGTGATGGAGAACCTGCTCAG GTACATCGTGGGCACCCTGGAGAGGATGGTGGCCGACCGCTACGTCCTGGTGTGCCTGAGCGGGGCAGCAGCGCGGGGGCAGATCCCCTCCTTCAGCTGGATGAAACGGTGCTACCGGGCTATGGATCGGTG GCTCCGGAAGAGTCTCCAGGCTGTGATTATCGTCCACCCCACCTGGTACATCAAGGCACTCGTGATGCTCTCCCGGCCCTTTCTCAG ccccaccttCAGCGGCAAGGTCCGGTTTGCCGCCAGCCTGCGGGAGCTCTCCCAGCTCGTCCCTGTGGAGCCGGCGCACGTCCCCGAGCCCGtccggcg GCTGGAGCCAAGCTGGGATGGCAGCCGGGACGTGACGCGGTGA
- the CDC42SE1 gene encoding CDC42 small effector protein 1 yields the protein MSDFWHKLGCCVVEKPQPKKRRRRIDRSMIGEPMNFVHLTHIGSGDMAAGEGLPMTGAVQEMRSKGGRERQWSSSRVL from the exons ATGAGCGACTTCTGGCACAAGCTGGGCTGCTGCGTCGTAGAGAAGCCACAGCCC aagaagaggaggagacgGATTGACCGCTCCATGATTGGGGAGCCCATGAACTTCGTCCACCTGACACACATCGGCTCTGGCGACATGGCCGCGGGCGAAGGCCTGCCCATG ACCGGTGCTGTCCAGGAGATGAGGTCCAAGGGCGGTCGGGAGCGACAGTGGAGCAGCTCCCGGGTCTTGTAG